A genomic segment from Panthera tigris isolate Pti1 chromosome A1, P.tigris_Pti1_mat1.1, whole genome shotgun sequence encodes:
- the TEX26 gene encoding testis-expressed protein 26: MAPPGLEAACPFQGGHQIQPSEATWDSYATTMRTAFTPKTGAVPALIRRKGIRRLGYTYSLSDPIPNQTQYNDEYVWKSYSKEDWIKTGTSRGVRSQISRPSQDFFLWTLPQGQSTASIKSHLPWKIAATKEEVRKAIANQFISSPRRDFVDTAKGKHNVTSSQMSLGQKKLLPRPADTEFRRNYQVPAKIPELQDFSFRYGCHSSLPVASQGLVPSVLYSHMRNQERTKKQTTYQSDYGKTYLDFLVILNSFTPSQITEYLQSLSYKDRQILDRFIRSHCGVDMGQENNGNGSNEEN; encoded by the exons GCGAGGCCACCTGGGATTCCTACGCGACCACAATGAGGACTGCATTCACGCCCAAGACGGGAGCGGTGCCTGCTTTAATTCG TCGAAAGGGTATCAGAAGACTAGGATATACCTATTCACTTAGTGACCCTATTCCCAATCAGACACAGTACAACGATGAGTATGTTTGGAAATCATATTCTAAAGAAGACTGGATCAAAACCGGGACTTCAAGAGGAGTCAGGAGCCAAATATCTCGCCCCAGTCAA GATTTCTTTCTCTGGACGTTGCCTCAGGGCCAATCAACAGCATCAATAAAGAGCCACCTCCCTTGGAAAATCGCTGCTACAAAGGAAGAGGTTAGGAAGGCGATAGCAAATCAGTTTATTTCTAGTCCTAGAAGAGACTTTGTGGACACAGCAAAAGGTAAacat AATGTGACAAGTTCTCAGATGTCGCTGGGACAGAAAAAGTTACTTCCTCGACCTGCGGACACTGAGTTTCGACGGAATTACCAAGTTCCAGCTAAAATTCCTGAGCTTCAGGACTTTAGCTTCAGATATGGATGCCACTCAAGCCTCCCAGTTGCTTCTCAGGGTCTAG TCCCTTCCGTGCTGTACAGCCACATGAGGAATCAAGAACGCACAAAGAAGCAGACTACGTACCAAAGCGATTATGGGAAAACCTACCTGGATTTCTTAGTGATTTTAAACTCATTTACTCCCTCTCAAATCACAGAGTACCTTCAGAGTCTTTCCTACAAAG ACAGACAAATTCTTGATCGCTTTATTCGCTCTCACTGTGGCGTTGACATGGGACAGGAAAATAACGGAAACGgttcaaatgaagaaaattga